The Streptomyces sp. NBC_00483 genome contains the following window.
AAGCCCTCCCACTGGGAGACGGCGATGGACGCCAAGTCCTCCGCCGTGAAGGCGCCCGCGAACACCTCGGGCAAGGACGGCACGACCGTCGTCATCGGCAAGTCCAGTGCCAAGAAGACCATGAAGATCTACGAGGACTCGCGCTGCCCGGTCTGCGCCTCCTTCGAGCAGACGGTCGGCCCGCAGCTCCACAAGGACGTCGAGGCCGGCAAGTTCAAGATCCAATACATCGGCGGCACGTTCCTCGACGGCGACAGCGCGGCCAAGGGCGACGTCGGCACCAACGGCGAGGGCTCGAAGAACGCGCTGAGCGCGCTCGGCGCGGCCCTCAACGTGAGCCAGGACGCCTTCCTCGACTACAAGACGGCGCTCTACTCGGCGAAGTTCCACCCCGAGGAGAGCGACGACAAGTTCAAGGACGACGACTACCTGATCAAGATCGCCGACACCGTGGACTCGCTCAAGGGCAACAAGGCGTTCCAGAAGGCCGTCACGGACGGTACGTACGACGACTGGGCCATGAAGATGTCCAAGTCGTTCGACACCAACAAGGACGACGTCACCGGCACCCCGAGCCTGGTCGTGGACGGCAAGAAGCTGACCGGTTCGGACGGCCAGAACGCTCCGATGACCGTGGCCGAGTACAAGACCGCGACGGAGAAGGCCCTCAAGGGCTGACGTTCTCAAGGGCTGACGTCCTCAAGAGCTGACGTCGGGTCCAAGCACAGACGAAGAGCGGGCGAACCTTTCGGGTTCGCCCGTTCTCTGTATCTACCAGTCAGTAGTCTGACCGGCTGTGACCAGTCGACTTCATCAATCCGTTCCCAGACCCACGCCGAGCACGGCGAGCGCCCCGAGCCGCCGTACGGTCGTCAAGGCCGCGGCCGCGGGTGCCGCGCTCGCCGGACCGCTCGCCGCCGCTGCCCCCGCCCACGCCGCCGAAGCCCCCGCCTTCCTGCACGGCGTCGCGTCCGGCGACCCGCTGCCCGACGGGGTCCTGCTGTGGACGCGCATGACGCCGGCCGCCGACGCGGTGCCCGGCTCCGGCAAGGGCCCCGATGTGCGGGTGGCGTGGGAGATAGCAGAGGACAAGGCCTTCCGTCAGATCGTCGGCCGGGGAACCGTGACCGCGAGCGCCGCCTCCGACCACACGGTCAAGGCCGATGTAAGGGGCCTGCGCCCGGCGACCGCCTATTACTTCCGCTTCTCCGTGGACACCGCCCACTCACCCGTGGGCCGCACCCGCACCACCCCCGCCGCCGACGCGTCCCCCGACGGCCTGCGCTTCGGCGTCGTCTCCTGCGCCAACTGGGAGGCCGGCTACTACTCCTCGTACCGGCACCTGGCCGCCCGCAGCGACCTGGACGCGGTCCTGCACCTCGGCGACTACCTCTACGAGTACAAGACGGGCGAGTACCCGACCGCCGATTACACCGTCCGCGAGCACCGGCCGACCCACGAGATCGTCTCGCTCGCCGACTACCGCACCCGGCACGGCCAGACCAAGACCGACCCCGACGTACAGGCGATGCAGGCCGTGCACCCGCTGATCGCGATCTGGGACGACCACGAGTTCGCCAACGACGCCTGGTCGGGCGGCGCGGAGAACCACACGCCGGACACCGAGGGCTCCTGGCAGGCCCGCCAACAGGCCGCGAAGCAGGCCTACTTCGAGTGGATGCCGGTCCGCCCGTCCACCGCGGGCACGGTCTTCCGCCGCCTGCGCTTCGGCAACCTGGCCGACCTCCACCTGCTCGACCTGCGCTCGTTCCGCTCGGAGCAGTCGAGCGTCGGCAACGGAGCGGTGGACTCCCCGGAGCGTACGATCACCGGCCGCGCCCAGCTCGACTGGCTGAAGTCCGGCCTCACCGCCTCGGACGCGCGCTGGAAGCTGGTCGGCACCTCGGTGATGATCTCGCCGGTCGCCTTCGGTTCGCTGCCCGCCCACATCGCGGGCCCGCTGGCCGAGCTGCTCGGCCTTCCGAAGGAGGGCCTGGCGATCAATGTCGACCAGTGGGACGGCTATACCCACGACCGCGCCGAGCTCATCTCCCACCTGCGCGAGCACGCCGTCCGCGACACCGTCTTCCTGACCGGCGACATCCACATGGCGTGGGCCAACGACGTGCCGGTCAAGGCGGCGACGTATCCGCTGTCCCCCTCCGCCGCGACGGAGTTCGTGGTCACGTCCGTGACCTCCGACAACCTGGACGACATCCTGCACGTCGCCCCGGACACGCTCTCCACGGTCGCCGAGGGCGCCATCAAGGCGGCCAACCGGCACGTGCGCTGGCTGGACATGGACCGCCACGGGTACGGCGTCCTGGACGTCACGGCCGAGCGCACACAGATGGACTTCTACGTGATCTCCGACCGCGCGGACCAGAGCGCGACGTCGGCCTGGCAGCGCTCGTACCGCACCCTCACCGGCACCCAGAAGGTCGAGCGGGCGGACTCCCCCGTCGCGTAAAGCGGACTCTCCCCCGTCGCGTAAAAGCGCCGCCTACAGCGTTTCGAGGAAGCCGAGCGCCACCCGCCAGGTGGCCTCGGCGGCCTCCTCGTCGAAGTCCGGCAGGTCGGGGTCGGTGTAGAGGTGGCCCGCCCCGGCGTACCGGTAGACCTCCACGTCGGCCCCCGCGCGCCCCATCTGCAGGTACCAGGCGGTCAGCCAGTCGTCCGTCTCGAAGGGGTCGGGCTCGGCGACGTGCAGCTGGACCGGGAGCTCGTCCACGGTGACGCCCTCCGCGATGTCGGACGTGCCGTGCAGGAGCAGCAGCCCCTTCGCCTTGTCGTCGCCGAGGGCGAGGGTCTGCGCGGTCGCGGCGCCGAACGAGAACCCGGCGTAGACGAGACCGCGGTCGGAGTAGGGCGCGGCCGCCAGGACGGCGCGCTTGAGCAGCTCGTCCTTGCCGATCTCGTCCTTGAAGGCCATGCCCTCCTCGACGCTGTCGAAGGTGCGGCCCTCGAAGAGATCAGGGGTCCACACCTCGTGCCCGGCGGCCCGCAGCCGGTCGGCAGCGGCCTCGACGGCGGGCCGCAGGCCGAACGCCGAATGGAAAAGCATGATGTTCATGGGCTCCATGGTGCCAGGGCCCCCGCAGGTTGGGCGCGCCCGATCCCGGTTACCGTCGTGGCATGGAGAACGTACTGCGTCCACTGATCGTCATTGGTGGCTCGGTCGTGCTCACGCTGTTGGTGGGGTGGGCGGTCGACCGGTTGCTGCTCCGCACCGACCAGCGCCACCACGAGACGCCGCTGTGGGGACTGCTGCGCCGCTGCCGGCTGCCGCTCCAGCTCGTGCTCTGCGCGGCGCTGCTGCGGGGCTCGTACGACCAGACGGGCGTCGCGAAGGAACACGGCGGCACAGTTGGAGAAACGCTCAACCTGGTCCTGATCGGCGCCACCGCCTGGCTCGCCGTCCGGATCTCCTCCGCCGTCGTCGAGTCGTCGTACGCCCGCTACGCCAACGCCCAGCGCGATCCGGCCCGGGTCCGCCGTGTACGCACCCAGGTCACCCTGATCCAGCGCGTCGTCATCGCGGTCGTCGGCGTGGTCGCGGTGGCCGCGATGCTCCTGACGTTCCCGTCCTTCCGGGCGGCCGGCGCCTCGCTGCTGGCCTCGGCGGGACTCCTCGGCATCGTCGCCGGTGTCGCCGCGCAGTCCACGCTCGGCAACCTCTTCGCGGGGCTCCAGATCGCGTTCGGCGACATGGTGCGGATAGGCGACACCGTGGTCGTGGACGGCGAGTGGGGCACGGTCGAGGAGATCACCCTCACCTTCCTCGCCGTACGCACCTGGGACGAGCGGCGCATCACCATGCCGGTCTCGTACTTCACGTCGAAGCCGTTCGAGAACTGGTCGCGCGGCGGTGCCCAGATGACCGGCACCGTCTTCTTCCACCTCGACCACAGCGCGCCCGTGCCCGAGATGCGCGAGAAGCTGCACGACATCCTGCGCGAGTGCGCCGCCTGGGACGGCCGCGACTGGGGCCTCGCCGTCACCGACACGACGCCCAGCACGCTCCAGGTCCGCGCCCTGGTCACCGCCAAGGACGCGGACGACATCTGGACGGTGCGGGTCACGGTCCGCGAGCAGCTCGTGCGCTGGCTGACCGATCAGCACCCGTACGCGCTGCCGCGGATCAACACGGCGACGGCCCTGGTCGCCCCGGACGAGGCGGACTCCCTGCCGGAGCACGTGCTCAGCCGCAACGGCCGGGCGCCCCGCACCGGCAGAGGCTAACGCCCCAGGCACTCCCCGCCGTTGACCTGGACGATCTGCCCGGTGACATGGCCGCCGCCCGGCGACGCCAGCCACAGCACGGTGGCCGCGATGTCCTCGGGCGTCCCGGCGCGGCCGGTCGGGATGGCGTCGACCCGGCGCCGGTAGTCCGCCTCGGGCATCGAGGGCCCGAAGAACTCGGTGTCCTCGATGTAGCCGGGCGCGATGGTGTTCACGGTGATGCCGCGCGGGCCGAGGGCCTTGGCGAGGTCGTACGTGTACGGGTGCAGGGCCGCCTTGGAGCCGCCGTACGAGCCCGAACCCGAACCGCGCAGCGCGGCGATGGAGGACAGGAACACGACCCGGCCGCCCGGCGAGGCGAGGTGCTCACGCAGCGCCTCGGTCAGCAGGACCGAAGTGAGCGTATTGATACGGAAGTTGGCGTTCCAGTCGTGGGCGACGGCGTCGAGCGGATCGGTCCCCTCCGGCGCCGGGAGCGACCGGCCGCCGATCCCGCCGGCGCTGTGCACCATCACGTCGACCGTGCCCTCGAACGCCTCGAGCGCGAAGTCGGCGGCGCCGCGCGCCCCTTCGACCGTGCCGAGGTCGGCCGGATACCTCATCGCACCGGGCACATCGGCCTTCTCCAGGACCTCGATCCGCCGCCCGACCAGCAGTACCCGGTCCCCCTCCGCGGCGAAGGCCTTCGCCGCCGCGAGCCCGATTCCCGTACCGCCTCCGGTGATTATCACGTTGCGTGCCATACGCACGAGCCTAGAACGCCACACCGGCCACAGGACAATCTCTAACGCAGACTGCGCACATCCAGTTTCCTGAGCACCCGGTCGACCACCTCCGGGTCGGAGCCCGGTTCGCTGCGGGCCGCGAGGACCTCGTGCCGGGCCGCCGACATCATCTCCGCCTGGATCCGGCGGATCCGCTTGATCCGGGCGACCCGCTTGGTCTGCTTCTCGCGCCGTTCGTCCGCGCCGATCTCCGGGTTGATGCGCAGGCCGATGTCGTAGGCGCGGCGCACCATCTGCTCCTGCACCTCCTCCGGCAGCTCCTCGACCTCCTCGATCTCCTTGAGCCGCCGCTTCGCCGCCTTCGCGGCCCGCAGCGCGAGCTGCCGCTCGAACTCCCGCTCGGCGGTGTCGTCGCTGCGCACCCCGAGCTTGCGCACCAGCCACGGCAGGCTCAGGCCCTGCAGCACCAGGGTCGCCATGATCACCCCGAACGCGAGGAAGACGATCTCGTCCCGCTCCGGGAAGGGCGAACCGTCGTCCATGGTCAGCGGGATGGCGAGGGCCAGCGCCACCGAGGCCACACCGCGCATTCCGGCCCACCACATGACGACCGTCTCGCGCCAGCTGACCGGAATGTCCTCGTCGACGTCGCGCCGCATGTGCATCCGCCGTGTCACCCACGTCATCGGCAACAGCCACAGCAGCCGTACGACGATGACGACCCCGACGACCGCGCCCGCCCAGCCGAACATCTCGCCCCAGCGGCCCTCCGCGGTCCTGACGACGTTGTGCACCTCCAGGCCGATGAGGCCGAACGCGACGCCCGTGACGAGGGTGTCCACGACGTCCCAGAAGGCCCGCCCGGTGAGCCGCGTCAGCACGTCGTCGGCGTCGAAGGCGTGCTCGGCCAGGAACATGGCCGTGGTCAGGACCGCGAGCACGCCCGAGCCCTTGAGCTCCTCGGCGAGTACGTACGAGGCGTAGGGGATCAGGAGCGTGAGCCCGATCTGGAGCGTGGCGTCGCCGAGGTAGCTGATG
Protein-coding sequences here:
- a CDS encoding SDR family NAD(P)-dependent oxidoreductase; the protein is MARNVIITGGGTGIGLAAAKAFAAEGDRVLLVGRRIEVLEKADVPGAMRYPADLGTVEGARGAADFALEAFEGTVDVMVHSAGGIGGRSLPAPEGTDPLDAVAHDWNANFRINTLTSVLLTEALREHLASPGGRVVFLSSIAALRGSGSGSYGGSKAALHPYTYDLAKALGPRGITVNTIAPGYIEDTEFFGPSMPEADYRRRVDAIPTGRAGTPEDIAATVLWLASPGGGHVTGQIVQVNGGECLGR
- a CDS encoding Na+/H+ antiporter; this translates as MDQLALLFVLLLGAVLTVPLGDRLGLPSPVLMTLLGIALALIQAVPNVDINPDLILPLVLPPLLYAAVHRTSWRQFAANKRPIFLLAVALVFVTTAAVAFTADAIVPGLPVAAAVALGALVAPPDPVAATAVAGQLGLPRRMVSILEGEGLFNDVTAIVLYHVAIAAAVSGTFSLPRAALDLVLSAVVAIAVGWGLGWVANKLISYLGDATLQIGLTLLIPYASYVLAEELKGSGVLAVLTTAMFLAEHAFDADDVLTRLTGRAFWDVVDTLVTGVAFGLIGLEVHNVVRTAEGRWGEMFGWAGAVVGVVIVVRLLWLLPMTWVTRRMHMRRDVDEDIPVSWRETVVMWWAGMRGVASVALALAIPLTMDDGSPFPERDEIVFLAFGVIMATLVLQGLSLPWLVRKLGVRSDDTAEREFERQLALRAAKAAKRRLKEIEEVEELPEEVQEQMVRRAYDIGLRINPEIGADERREKQTKRVARIKRIRRIQAEMMSAARHEVLAARSEPGSDPEVVDRVLRKLDVRSLR
- a CDS encoding mechanosensitive ion channel family protein → MENVLRPLIVIGGSVVLTLLVGWAVDRLLLRTDQRHHETPLWGLLRRCRLPLQLVLCAALLRGSYDQTGVAKEHGGTVGETLNLVLIGATAWLAVRISSAVVESSYARYANAQRDPARVRRVRTQVTLIQRVVIAVVGVVAVAAMLLTFPSFRAAGASLLASAGLLGIVAGVAAQSTLGNLFAGLQIAFGDMVRIGDTVVVDGEWGTVEEITLTFLAVRTWDERRITMPVSYFTSKPFENWSRGGAQMTGTVFFHLDHSAPVPEMREKLHDILRECAAWDGRDWGLAVTDTTPSTLQVRALVTAKDADDIWTVRVTVREQLVRWLTDQHPYALPRINTATALVAPDEADSLPEHVLSRNGRAPRTGRG
- a CDS encoding dienelactone hydrolase family protein codes for the protein MNIMLFHSAFGLRPAVEAAADRLRAAGHEVWTPDLFEGRTFDSVEEGMAFKDEIGKDELLKRAVLAAAPYSDRGLVYAGFSFGAATAQTLALGDDKAKGLLLLHGTSDIAEGVTVDELPVQLHVAEPDPFETDDWLTAWYLQMGRAGADVEVYRYAGAGHLYTDPDLPDFDEEAAEATWRVALGFLETL
- a CDS encoding alkaline phosphatase D family protein; translated protein: MTSRLHQSVPRPTPSTASAPSRRTVVKAAAAGAALAGPLAAAAPAHAAEAPAFLHGVASGDPLPDGVLLWTRMTPAADAVPGSGKGPDVRVAWEIAEDKAFRQIVGRGTVTASAASDHTVKADVRGLRPATAYYFRFSVDTAHSPVGRTRTTPAADASPDGLRFGVVSCANWEAGYYSSYRHLAARSDLDAVLHLGDYLYEYKTGEYPTADYTVREHRPTHEIVSLADYRTRHGQTKTDPDVQAMQAVHPLIAIWDDHEFANDAWSGGAENHTPDTEGSWQARQQAAKQAYFEWMPVRPSTAGTVFRRLRFGNLADLHLLDLRSFRSEQSSVGNGAVDSPERTITGRAQLDWLKSGLTASDARWKLVGTSVMISPVAFGSLPAHIAGPLAELLGLPKEGLAINVDQWDGYTHDRAELISHLREHAVRDTVFLTGDIHMAWANDVPVKAATYPLSPSAATEFVVTSVTSDNLDDILHVAPDTLSTVAEGAIKAANRHVRWLDMDRHGYGVLDVTAERTQMDFYVISDRADQSATSAWQRSYRTLTGTQKVERADSPVA
- a CDS encoding thioredoxin domain-containing protein; translated protein: MSKRNTQEAKTAARERLRVERERQAKREKTKRQAIVGVSIVAVLAIAGGVGYAVMQANKPSHWETAMDAKSSAVKAPANTSGKDGTTVVIGKSSAKKTMKIYEDSRCPVCASFEQTVGPQLHKDVEAGKFKIQYIGGTFLDGDSAAKGDVGTNGEGSKNALSALGAALNVSQDAFLDYKTALYSAKFHPEESDDKFKDDDYLIKIADTVDSLKGNKAFQKAVTDGTYDDWAMKMSKSFDTNKDDVTGTPSLVVDGKKLTGSDGQNAPMTVAEYKTATEKALKG